One window of the Dreissena polymorpha isolate Duluth1 chromosome 5, UMN_Dpol_1.0, whole genome shotgun sequence genome contains the following:
- the LOC127832299 gene encoding uncharacterized protein LOC127832299, protein MISEWGSEFQPAFRKLGELTVIFPNACHLALTATCTEQKKNELTDTLQYRKYTCVSINPDRPNIYISKRSRLPNIKKIDKLDSLIEPVAVELTDKLSDFPVTIMYVESLEALGYFYQYLNSYLGKRQYTGEEIPENRIFAQYHKDYTKAMKSFIVSDLCKKKPTIRLVLATVALGMGLDAPSISRVIHCRPPTSL, encoded by the exons ATGATTTCAGAATg GGGAAGTGAATTTCAACCAGCATTCCGAAAATTAGGTGAACTTACGGTGATATTCCCTAATGCTTGCCATTTGGCATTGACAGCCACATGTACCGAACAAAAAAAGAATGAATTGACAGACACTTTGCAATATAGGAAATACACCTGTGTGTCTATAAATCCGGACAGACCCAATATTTATATAAGTAAAAGGTCAAGAttaccaaatataaaaaaaattgataagttGGACTCATTGATTGAGCCAGTGGCAGTGGAGCTAACTGATAAATTGAGTGACTTCCCAGTAACTATCATGTATGTTGAAAGTTTGGAGGCGTTGGGTTATTTTTACCAGTACCTTAATTCTTATTTAGGTAAAAGACAATATACTGGTGAGGAAATTCCGGAGAATAGAATATTTGCTCAGTATCATAAGGATTATACAAAAGCAATGAAATCCTTTATTGTGAGTGACTTGTGCAAGAAGAAACCAACAATTCGCCTTGTTCTTGCGACAGTTGCTTTAGGAATGGGACTAGATGCCCCAAGTATATCAAGGGTAATTCACTGTAGACCACCTACCAGTTTGTAG